In a genomic window of Anser cygnoides isolate HZ-2024a breed goose chromosome 26, Taihu_goose_T2T_genome, whole genome shotgun sequence:
- the PCNA gene encoding proliferating cell nuclear antigen, with the protein MFEARLVQGSVLKRVLEALKDLITEACWDLGSGGISLQSMDSSHVSLVQLTLRSEGFDTYRCDRNIAMGVNLSSMSKILKCAGNEDIITLRAEDNADTLALVFEAPNQEKVSDYEMKLMDLDVEQLGIPEQEYSCVVKMPSAEFARICRDLSHIGDAVVISCAKDGVKFSANGELGNGNIKLSQTSNVDKEEEAVTIEMNEPVQLTFALRYLNFFTKATPLSPTVTLSMSADVPLVVEYKIADMGHLKYYLAPKIEDQQEGS; encoded by the exons ATGTTCGAGGCGCGGCTGGTGCAGGGCTCGGTGCTCAAGCGGGTGCTGGAGGCCCTCAAGGACCTCATCACCGAGGCCTGCTGGGACCTGGGCTCGGGCGGCATCAGCCTGCAGAGCATGGACTCCTCGCACGTCTCCCTGGTGCAGCTCACGCTGCGCTCCGAGGGCTTCGACACCTACCGCTGCGACCGCAACATCGCCATGGGCGTCAACCTCTCCAG catgtccaaaatactgaaatgtgcTGGAAATGAAGACATCATAACGCTCAGAGCAGAAGACAATGCGGATACATTGGCTCTAGTGTTTGAAGCACCAA ATCAGGAAAAGGTTTCTGATTATGAGATGAAGCTAATGGATCTCGATGTGGAGCAGCTTGGAATTCCA gaacaGGAATATAGTTGTGTAGTGAAAATGCCTTCTGCTGAATTTGCACGCATCTGTAGAGATCTCAGCCATATTGGTGATGCAGTTGTCATCTCCTGTGCAAAGGATGGTGTGAAATTTTCAGCTAATGGAGAGCTAGGAAATGGAAACATCAAGCTGTCACAGACTAGTAATGtggacaaagaagaagaagct GTTACAATAGAAATGAATGAGCCAGTCCAACTGACCTTTGCTCTGCGGTACTTGAACTTTTTTACCAAAGCTACTCCTCTGTCACCTACAGTAACACTCAGCATGTCTGCAGATGTTCCTCTGG ttGTGGAGTACAAGATTGCTGATATGGGACACTTAAAATACTATCTGGCTCCAAAGATTGAAGACCAACAAGAAGGCTCTTAA